A DNA window from Phragmites australis chromosome 11, lpPhrAust1.1, whole genome shotgun sequence contains the following coding sequences:
- the LOC133885205 gene encoding probable calcium-binding protein CML21 yields MMPPPPLPVSAPQAGPVSARPLSSQKQRHGSCDGGRQQRLDALRLRRVFDLFDRDGDGVITPAELSGALGRIGLDLGVPAPAPAPALASALDAVVAAYVAPGMPGLRFADFEALHAELAGSHGNEDAEDDDDMREAFRVFDEDGDGYISAAELQAVLTRMGLPEAGCMARVRDMIAAADRDSDGRVDFDEFKAMMAGGTIADV; encoded by the coding sequence ATGATGCCTCCTCCGCCACTGCCTGTGTCCGCGCCGCAGGCTGGTCCGGTGTCAGCTCGGCCGCTGTCATCTCAGAAGCAGCGCCACGGGTCGTGCGACGGCGGCCGGCAGCAGCGGCTCGACGCGCTGCGCCTTCGGCGCGTGTTCGACCTGTTCgaccgcgacggcgacggcgtcaTCACGCCGGCCGAGCTGTCAGGCGCGCTCGGACGGATCGGCCTCGACCTTGGCGTGCCGGCcccagcgccggcgccggcgctagCGAGCGCGCTTGATGCCGTAGTCGCGGCTTACGTCGCGCCCGGCATGCCGGGTCTGCGGTTCGCGGACTTCGAGGCCCTCCACGCGGAGCTCGCCGGCAGCCACGGTAATGAGGATgccgaggacgacgacgacatgCGGGAGGCGTTCCGGGTGTTCGACGAGGACGGCGACGGCTACATCTCCGCGGCGGAGCTGCAGGCCGTGCTGACGCGGATGGGCCTGCCGGAGGCCGGGTGCATGGCGCGCGTGCGCGACATGATAGCCGCCGCCGACCGGGACAGCGACGGCCGCGTGGACTTCGACGAGTTCAAGGCCATGATGGCCGGTGGTACAATTGCTGATGTCTAG
- the LOC133885612 gene encoding reticulon-like protein B1: MMSESEEQGSLMDKIKDKIHEYKHSSSSSSSDSDGDKKPKKSKKKKLFGRKHPLHRVLGEGKAADLVLWRNKQTSGSILAGVTVIWLLFEGIGYHLLTFLCHTLIVILTVCFIWSNAASFINRSPPKFPEVILSEVQCLKFAHIVRKEVNEAFFTLRKVASGKDLKTYLMVT, translated from the exons ATGATGTCGGAAAGCGAGGAGCAGGGCTCACTCATGGACAAAATCAAAGATAAGATCCATGAGTACAAGcactcgtcgtcgtcgtcttcctcgGACTCCGACGGCGACAAAAAACCCAAGaaatccaagaagaagaagctcttcggGAGGAAGCATCCGCTGCATCGTGTCCTCGGCGAGGGAAAAG cTGCTGATCTTGTGCTGTGGAGGAACAAGCAGACATCCGGGAGCATCTTGGCAGGGGTAACCGTGATCTGGTTGCTGTTTGAGGGCATCGGTTACCACCTCCTCACCTTCCTCTGTCATACGCTCATCGTCATcctcaccgtctgcttcatCTGGTCCAACGCTGCGTCCTTCATCAACAG GTCTCCTCCCAAGTTCCCAGAGGTCATTCTATCTGAAGTCCAATGCCTGAAGTTCGCTCATATTGTGAGGAAAGAAGTCAATGAGGCTTTCTTTACATTGCGCAAAGTTGCTTCTGGGAAAGACCTGAAAACATATCTGATGGTAACCTGA